ACCCGGCGGCCTTTTAGGATTTGGGCAGCGCAATGAAGGTCTTCAAGGCGACCATTCGTACAGGTGCCGATGAAGACTTGATGCACCTTCACCTCCCCCACTTCGCGGATCGGCTTGACCTTATCCACGAAAGGGGGGCAGGCGACCACGGGTTCTATCCTGGACAGGTCAAATTCAAACTTGCGTTCGTAAGTGGCATCGGGATCGGGTGCAAGTTCCTGGTAATCTTTTTCCCTCTCGTGCTCCTGGAGAAAAAGCTTAGTCTGTTCGTCCGCAGGGAACAATCCTGCTTTGGCGCCGCACTCCACGGCCATATTGGCGATGGTAGCCCGGGCCGCTACACTTAAATTTTTCGTACCGGGGCCTAAAAATTCCAGGGCCTTGTAAGTTGCACCGTTGGCCCCGATCATTCCAATAAAATAAAGGATGAAGTCTTTCGTGTAAACCCCTTTGGCCAGGTTGCCTTTAAGGACGACCTGGAACGATTCAGGCACCCGCATCCAGGTATACCCGAAGGCCATGGCCACCGCAACATCGGTGGAGCCCATTCCTGTGGCAAAAGCGCCGAGAGCGCCCTGGGTGCAGCTGTGTGAATCCGCCCCCACGATTACATCCCCCGGCTTCGCATATTTCTCGCTGACGACATTATGCAAGATGCCTCCCCCGATGTCCGAAAGGATTGCCCCGGTCCGTTTGCAGAATGCCCGCAGAAGCTTATGGTCATTCGAATGCTCGAGCCGGGGGCTGGGGGAAGCATGGTCCAAAAAAATAGCGCTCCGCGCGGGGTCCTTTATTTTCTCAAGCCCCATCGCTTTCATCTGTTGAACGGTAAGCGGGCCCGTTCCGTCGTGAGCGTAAGCAAAATCCACGGTGGGGATGACGAATTCTCCCGCTTGCACATCGCGGCCCGCACGGGAGCCTAATATTTTTTCCGCCAGCGTCTTGCCCATCAACCTTCTCCTTTAAGAATC
This is a stretch of genomic DNA from Deltaproteobacteria bacterium. It encodes these proteins:
- a CDS encoding 3-isopropylmalate dehydratase large subunit, which codes for MGKTLAEKILGSRAGRDVQAGEFVIPTVDFAYAHDGTGPLTVQQMKAMGLEKIKDPARSAIFLDHASPSPRLEHSNDHKLLRAFCKRTGAILSDIGGGILHNVVSEKYAKPGDVIVGADSHSCTQGALGAFATGMGSTDVAVAMAFGYTWMRVPESFQVVLKGNLAKGVYTKDFILYFIGMIGANGATYKALEFLGPGTKNLSVAARATIANMAVECGAKAGLFPADEQTKLFLQEHEREKDYQELAPDPDATYERKFEFDLSRIEPVVACPPFVDKVKPIREVGEVKVHQVFIGTCTNGRLEDLHCAAQILKGRRVHPETRLIVALSSRKVYLDAMRDGTLQTLIEAGGIVAGPGCGPCVGVHEGVLADGEICVGTQNRNFEGRMGNPRGFIYLASPATAAATAIAGQLSDPREFL